The following proteins are co-located in the Brevibacillus laterosporus DSM 25 genome:
- a CDS encoding phage tail tube protein: MTRNLLESNRVLSGSFGEIWLDGVWLANFNAGELSVEIQYEKIKRSGSRKAGNKPMSIECSGSIRGYKISSAFARKIGQIMDDRSGAFVCQLVMKLDDPEAYGAERVLAKGVQFTKIDVMKFEHGSPVETEWPFVFEDYEFLDFIEEK; this comes from the coding sequence ATGACGAGAAATTTACTAGAATCCAACCGCGTCCTGAGTGGTTCGTTTGGAGAAATTTGGCTGGACGGCGTATGGCTGGCGAACTTCAACGCCGGGGAGTTGTCCGTCGAGATTCAATACGAAAAGATCAAGCGATCCGGTAGTCGTAAAGCTGGGAACAAGCCTATGAGCATCGAATGTAGCGGTTCCATTCGCGGATACAAGATATCATCCGCGTTTGCTCGTAAGATAGGACAGATCATGGACGACCGTAGCGGGGCTTTCGTCTGCCAGCTCGTCATGAAACTCGATGATCCCGAAGCATACGGTGCCGAGCGAGTACTAGCAAAAGGAGTTCAGTTCACCAAGATTGATGTAATGAAATTTGAACACGGGTCACCCGTTGAGACGGAGTGGCCTTTTGTTTTTGAAGATTACGAGTTCCTAGATTTCATTGAAGAGAAGTAA
- a CDS encoding HK97 gp10 family phage protein: MHDAMDEWKAESVDVAPLDKGTLRRGISTEVRQKSGEVSGEISAVAVESTPKWPNFNYAYYFHEVKGDIKNPTTPGTVAKFIDTPADEHKKKWLKDIEDGVRAEVQKLGF; this comes from the coding sequence ATGCACGATGCTATGGACGAGTGGAAAGCGGAGTCAGTAGACGTTGCACCTTTGGACAAAGGCACGTTACGGCGCGGTATTAGTACGGAAGTCCGGCAGAAAAGCGGTGAGGTAAGCGGTGAGATTTCGGCCGTTGCGGTAGAAAGTACGCCCAAGTGGCCGAACTTTAATTACGCTTACTACTTTCACGAGGTAAAAGGTGACATCAAGAATCCGACAACTCCCGGCACTGTTGCGAAGTTTATAGATACTCCAGCCGATGAACATAAGAAAAAGTGGCTAAAAGACATTGAAGACGGAGTAAGAGCGGAAGTTCAGAAACTAGGTTTCTAA
- a CDS encoding phage tail sheath subtilisin-like domain-containing protein, with translation MEWDPLNEPTRPGLYLMYVEAAASQIRGGARGIVAIPLMKYGAKATEKTFYMIETEKQSVDLFGVTNIQSIRFALQGGAKQVIVYTMPKELTPESFIEMRDSFETRAFNVFVYDGLADAAEIDATVAWTKRNRKEGKHFVYVTGGTAADDADPKVGNARSKKVADDYVANLIVGGVVNGKEYPSCEYAAYIAGLIAGTPINKSITYARLPLDDVTKRLTNAQIEEALEAGSLVLVHNGDYVLVEKGQLTSGAKIRKIRGRQAINTDIPKTAASEYIGKLDNNRDGQAALIAAIKAYLERLGKANVLEDPVVTLDPEFESKGDAVFLYIAYTETDSMERIFLRIHV, from the coding sequence ATGGAATGGGACCCACTTAACGAGCCGACCCGTCCCGGGCTCTATCTAATGTACGTGGAAGCGGCGGCATCACAGATTCGAGGCGGTGCACGTGGTATCGTAGCGATTCCACTTATGAAGTACGGAGCAAAGGCAACAGAAAAGACGTTCTACATGATTGAGACTGAAAAGCAATCGGTTGACTTGTTCGGCGTAACAAACATTCAGTCGATTCGATTTGCGCTGCAGGGTGGCGCAAAGCAAGTAATTGTATACACCATGCCGAAGGAGCTGACGCCGGAGTCATTTATTGAGATGCGCGATTCCTTTGAAACACGAGCATTTAACGTGTTTGTGTACGACGGGCTTGCGGATGCAGCCGAAATTGACGCAACGGTAGCGTGGACGAAACGCAATCGTAAGGAAGGTAAACATTTCGTGTATGTAACGGGCGGTACGGCGGCTGATGACGCTGACCCGAAAGTGGGTAATGCACGTAGCAAGAAGGTTGCGGACGACTATGTAGCTAACCTGATTGTCGGCGGAGTAGTCAACGGCAAGGAGTACCCGTCCTGTGAATACGCGGCGTACATTGCTGGTTTAATCGCAGGTACCCCGATTAACAAGTCGATTACGTACGCAAGATTACCGTTAGACGACGTTACTAAACGATTAACCAACGCACAGATCGAGGAGGCCCTCGAAGCGGGTTCGCTGGTCCTCGTACACAACGGTGATTATGTGCTTGTTGAAAAAGGGCAATTAACGAGCGGCGCCAAGATTCGCAAGATTCGCGGACGACAGGCGATTAATACGGACATTCCGAAGACGGCCGCGAGTGAATACATCGGTAAGCTCGATAACAACCGAGACGGTCAGGCGGCACTTATTGCGGCCATCAAGGCGTACTTAGAGCGTTTAGGCAAGGCGAACGTCCTCGAAGACCCAGTTGTAACGCTAGACCCCGAATTTGAATCGAAGGGAGACGCGGTGTTTTTGTACATTGCTTACACAGAAACCGATAGCATGGAACGCATCTTCCTACGAATCCACGTATAG
- the terL gene encoding phage terminase large subunit: MAYLNGEWLDRADREEEIAQRYRLIDAYKKLAKSGSLTEYDLDQWENVVGELEKLERVHRAEHDVLFFTYEYFSEDRNPDNNSNLIPKGQTLEGAASFHITLCGLLDQIVKGDINENVAWSVGRRHAKTAYLSNSYLCHQIAFRMQKYIVEVSETTDVAGDFIKWTVNQLKFNEKLREDFGPLLHPKPSMNEVDNKYEFITSTGTKVEAKGIGTQMRGLRHLSERPGLFILDDLESAENTNTPETRAKNLHWFRSEMLEALGFGGICVYMGTIVHYDSLLNHVLTKGKDFVSRKFPAILGWSEREDLWDEWRRIYTEDRSDAKERARNFYRSNEEEMTKGTEVLWPQMYSYLYFMEKRESMGARAFNQEYLGNPVDEESQIFDPEQFTYYIDSELEELTLDYYVGIDFAMGKEKGDYSAIITLARNRDTGVCYVTDVFLKRVHPDVLLNETVDRALRFQYEGIAVEAQQAQEWFAHKLAEELRRKGYPTHRRLKEIKQRMRKALRIESLLPDIQSGKIRFKRDQRLLIEMFEMYPNHNHDDGPDALHMAYDAAKIRRKRVVDKPAYM, translated from the coding sequence ATGGCATATCTTAACGGAGAGTGGCTAGATAGGGCGGATCGGGAGGAGGAGATCGCGCAACGGTACCGTCTTATCGACGCGTACAAGAAACTAGCGAAAAGCGGGAGCCTTACCGAATACGATCTAGACCAGTGGGAAAACGTCGTGGGCGAACTCGAAAAACTAGAACGAGTTCATCGCGCAGAACATGACGTTCTCTTTTTTACGTATGAATATTTTTCAGAGGACAGGAATCCCGATAACAATTCGAATTTAATTCCGAAGGGGCAGACGCTTGAAGGCGCTGCCTCTTTTCATATTACGCTATGTGGACTTCTAGATCAGATCGTAAAGGGAGACATTAACGAGAATGTGGCGTGGTCAGTAGGGCGTCGTCACGCTAAAACAGCGTACCTATCGAACTCGTATCTATGCCACCAAATCGCGTTTCGCATGCAGAAGTATATCGTAGAGGTATCCGAAACTACCGATGTTGCCGGTGACTTCATCAAATGGACGGTTAACCAACTCAAGTTCAACGAGAAGCTACGGGAGGATTTCGGACCGTTACTCCATCCGAAGCCATCGATGAATGAAGTCGACAACAAATACGAGTTTATTACGTCAACAGGCACGAAGGTTGAGGCGAAAGGGATCGGTACTCAGATGCGCGGTCTGCGTCATTTGAGTGAGCGGCCCGGTTTGTTTATTCTCGATGATTTGGAATCCGCCGAAAACACCAATACACCAGAGACTCGCGCCAAAAACCTACATTGGTTTAGGTCCGAGATGTTAGAGGCATTGGGGTTTGGTGGTATTTGCGTATACATGGGAACAATCGTGCACTATGATTCGTTGCTTAACCACGTATTGACCAAAGGTAAGGACTTCGTTTCAAGGAAATTCCCTGCTATTTTAGGTTGGTCAGAGCGTGAGGATTTGTGGGACGAGTGGAGAAGAATCTACACCGAGGATCGTTCAGACGCAAAAGAACGCGCCCGGAATTTTTACAGGAGCAACGAGGAAGAAATGACCAAGGGCACCGAAGTCCTTTGGCCGCAAATGTACTCGTATCTCTACTTTATGGAGAAACGAGAATCAATGGGAGCCCGTGCCTTCAATCAGGAGTATCTTGGCAATCCCGTCGATGAAGAGTCACAGATATTCGATCCAGAGCAGTTTACCTATTATATAGATTCTGAACTAGAGGAACTGACCCTCGACTATTACGTGGGGATTGACTTTGCCATGGGAAAAGAGAAAGGCGATTACTCGGCTATTATCACACTCGCCCGAAATCGCGACACTGGTGTTTGCTACGTCACTGACGTCTTTCTAAAACGTGTTCATCCCGATGTACTGCTAAACGAAACGGTGGACAGGGCGTTGCGGTTCCAGTACGAAGGTATCGCGGTAGAGGCGCAGCAGGCGCAAGAATGGTTCGCGCACAAACTGGCGGAAGAGTTACGGAGAAAAGGATACCCTACGCATCGGCGTTTGAAGGAGATCAAGCAACGTATGCGTAAAGCACTCCGTATTGAATCGTTATTACCGGATATTCAGAGTGGGAAGATTCGATTTAAGCGGGATCAACGTCTACTGATCGAAATGTTCGAAATGTACCCGAATCATAATCACGATGATGGTCCAGATGCCTTACATATGGCGTACGACGCGGCAAAAATACGTAGAAAACGAGTGGTCGACAAGCCCGCATATATGTAG
- a CDS encoding phage minor capsid protein, whose protein sequence is MREPPMPNYDYETEKLVRAYKQAVEDIFHELDRLDITSISRDNGIAALSEVARILSALDRESAEWVRVNIPLAASNGVADVIYALGAASTIEEARSIAKFNRMNKAMTDAVIADAQEDLLAVTKNIKRRVRNAVRKVTAESMRANMAKGVNGRRTINRDVLSRLRKTLGDSLNTGIIDAAGRRWKPEVYVDMVTRTKTMFAHMEGTINEAIGREVYYGRISRHGAKDACRLWEGRIVKLTPDAPGDYPYLEDLRGRRDIFHPRCRHLVSPIRAPE, encoded by the coding sequence GTGCGAGAACCACCGATGCCCAACTATGATTACGAAACTGAGAAACTAGTTCGAGCATACAAGCAAGCCGTCGAGGACATATTCCACGAGCTTGATCGGCTTGATATTACGTCGATTTCACGGGACAACGGGATTGCAGCTCTAAGCGAAGTCGCCCGCATACTATCCGCATTGGACAGAGAATCAGCGGAATGGGTTCGAGTAAATATACCTTTAGCCGCCAGCAACGGTGTAGCAGACGTTATTTACGCGCTAGGAGCCGCGTCAACGATCGAGGAAGCACGTTCAATAGCGAAGTTCAATCGAATGAATAAGGCAATGACTGACGCTGTAATAGCGGATGCGCAAGAGGACTTACTTGCGGTGACAAAAAACATAAAACGAAGGGTACGAAACGCTGTGCGCAAGGTAACCGCAGAATCTATGCGGGCAAACATGGCGAAGGGGGTAAACGGTAGACGGACGATCAACCGAGATGTACTGTCGAGACTCCGAAAGACTCTAGGCGACTCCTTAAACACAGGAATTATTGACGCGGCGGGAAGGCGTTGGAAGCCGGAAGTCTATGTCGATATGGTAACCCGTACGAAAACGATGTTCGCGCACATGGAAGGCACGATAAACGAGGCGATTGGACGCGAAGTATACTACGGCAGGATTTCGAGGCATGGGGCAAAAGATGCTTGCCGACTGTGGGAAGGTCGGATCGTTAAGTTGACGCCCGATGCACCCGGCGATTATCCGTATCTTGAAGATTTAAGAGGACGACGGGATATCTTCCATCCTCGTTGTCGTCATCTGGTCTCACCGATCAGAGCACCGGAATAG
- a CDS encoding SU10 major capsid protein: protein MLFTYDFKDQVRELSAGIDLIIDDAPTLLGLVGLNGEPLTQTKFEWMSDNLNSNRANVKADATATDTQLVVNDGDGEKFRMNAIVVAGEEYMKVTAVAGDEVTVIRGFDGTTAGALKAGAELRIVARPQLQGAGVGQDEGHDRYVDDNYTQIYERYASVSNTQMAVRTHNVTDELNYQVELRLKEMSREMNDTLIYGRKIMGNKGTPSMSGGLLYYADKKGAAKKNLSGKEIDAKVINDLMEEVYLRGGNVNTILTNTAGARQISKLAANTIRTERQDTATGHRISTFVSDIVGGGEATIIVDPNFPKNKVALFDRSILSMHSLQGRALYDVDAGVPGADFVARQIRGEYGVKVKNAKEKIAILENISTSVS from the coding sequence ATGCTATTTACCTATGACTTTAAAGACCAAGTACGTGAACTATCGGCTGGAATTGATCTAATTATCGACGACGCGCCTACTCTACTAGGTTTGGTTGGCTTAAACGGCGAGCCACTAACACAAACGAAATTTGAGTGGATGTCCGACAACCTTAACTCGAACCGCGCCAATGTAAAGGCAGATGCTACGGCTACTGATACTCAATTGGTCGTAAATGATGGTGACGGCGAGAAATTCCGCATGAATGCAATCGTGGTAGCCGGCGAAGAGTACATGAAAGTGACTGCCGTTGCTGGCGATGAGGTAACAGTAATTCGTGGATTTGACGGCACTACGGCGGGCGCTCTAAAAGCCGGAGCAGAACTTCGAATCGTAGCTCGTCCGCAGTTGCAAGGCGCTGGCGTAGGCCAAGACGAGGGCCACGATCGTTACGTCGATGATAACTATACGCAAATCTATGAGCGTTATGCCTCCGTCTCCAATACGCAAATGGCAGTTCGCACCCATAACGTAACCGACGAATTAAACTACCAAGTTGAGTTACGTTTGAAAGAGATGTCTCGTGAGATGAACGATACCCTGATTTATGGTCGTAAAATTATGGGTAACAAGGGTACACCGAGCATGAGCGGTGGTCTTTTGTATTACGCGGATAAGAAGGGCGCGGCTAAAAAGAACCTCAGTGGAAAAGAGATCGATGCAAAGGTTATTAACGATTTGATGGAAGAAGTTTATTTGCGCGGAGGTAACGTAAACACCATCCTGACAAACACAGCGGGTGCACGTCAAATCTCGAAACTAGCAGCCAATACGATTCGCACTGAGCGACAAGATACTGCGACTGGTCACCGTATCTCCACGTTCGTTTCTGACATCGTAGGTGGCGGTGAAGCGACGATTATCGTTGACCCGAACTTCCCGAAAAATAAGGTAGCGCTGTTCGATCGAAGTATCTTGTCGATGCATTCGTTGCAAGGTCGTGCCCTTTACGACGTGGATGCAGGCGTACCGGGAGCTGACTTTGTAGCTCGTCAAATTCGCGGCGAGTACGGCGTGAAGGTAAAGAATGCAAAGGAGAAGATCGCAATTCTCGAAAATATCTCCACGTCGGTATCGTAA
- a CDS encoding phage tail assembly chaperone, with protein sequence MTDDLLKALLDADKKPEKDVPLKRFGAFRIRALDDQEIEDIEERATFGKSVDQTKKALLMIQKATIVPDWSHPDLLAKYETQDSVRVVEKTLLPGERVKLFTEILELSGYDLGSAVDQVKN encoded by the coding sequence ATGACTGACGATCTATTAAAAGCCTTACTTGATGCGGATAAAAAACCTGAGAAAGATGTACCTCTAAAACGGTTTGGGGCATTCCGTATTCGCGCACTTGATGATCAAGAAATTGAAGATATCGAAGAAAGAGCGACGTTTGGTAAATCGGTTGACCAGACTAAAAAAGCGCTACTAATGATCCAAAAAGCAACAATTGTACCGGATTGGTCACACCCCGATTTACTCGCGAAATATGAGACACAGGATTCTGTAAGGGTTGTCGAAAAGACGTTGCTCCCGGGTGAAAGGGTTAAGCTGTTCACCGAGATTTTAGAGCTTTCCGGCTACGACTTAGGTTCTGCGGTTGATCAAGTAAAAAACTAA